The following are encoded together in the Paenibacillus antri genome:
- the aroF gene encoding 3-deoxy-7-phosphoheptulonate synthase: MIAILSNAAGEDRIQDVVRAIEKRGLQAHVSKGTDRTVVGIIGKAEPTLAEQLRQMSGVESVIKISKSYKLASRDFHPEDTVIDIKGVKIGGEELVVMGGPCAVENREQIMEIAKHVKASGAQVLRGGAFKPRTGPYSFQGVGVEGLEWMAEAGEKYGLVTITEVMTPEYVDVCAEYADIMQVGTRNMQNFDLLRKLGTCGKPVLLKRGFSATYDEWLNAAEYILAGGNPNVMLCERGIRTFETYTRNTLDLSAIPVMKQLSHLPVISDPSHGTGRRELVATMSKASVAAGADGLIVEMHTDPDNSMTGDGVQSLFPDQFDTLLRELQQLAPLVGKSFETAKQPVSSLK; the protein is encoded by the coding sequence ATGATCGCGATCTTATCGAATGCGGCGGGCGAAGATAGAATTCAGGACGTAGTACGGGCGATCGAGAAGCGGGGGCTGCAGGCGCACGTCTCCAAGGGGACGGACCGGACGGTCGTCGGCATCATCGGCAAGGCGGAACCGACGCTCGCCGAGCAGCTGCGCCAGATGAGCGGCGTGGAAAGCGTCATTAAGATTTCGAAATCGTATAAGCTCGCGAGCCGCGACTTCCATCCGGAGGACACGGTAATCGACATCAAGGGCGTGAAGATCGGCGGCGAGGAGCTCGTCGTGATGGGCGGCCCGTGCGCGGTGGAAAACCGCGAGCAAATTATGGAAATCGCGAAGCACGTGAAGGCGTCGGGCGCGCAAGTGCTCCGAGGCGGCGCGTTCAAGCCGCGGACCGGTCCGTACAGCTTCCAGGGCGTCGGCGTCGAAGGGTTGGAGTGGATGGCGGAAGCCGGCGAGAAGTACGGCCTCGTCACCATCACGGAGGTCATGACGCCGGAGTACGTCGACGTATGCGCGGAATACGCGGATATTATGCAGGTGGGCACTCGGAATATGCAGAACTTCGACTTGCTCCGCAAGCTCGGCACGTGCGGCAAGCCGGTGCTGCTCAAGCGCGGCTTCAGCGCGACGTACGACGAGTGGCTGAACGCGGCGGAATACATCCTGGCGGGCGGCAATCCGAACGTCATGCTGTGCGAGCGCGGCATCCGGACGTTCGAGACGTACACGCGGAACACGCTCGACCTGTCGGCGATTCCGGTCATGAAGCAGCTGAGCCATCTGCCGGTCATCTCGGACCCGAGTCACGGCACGGGCCGCCGCGAGCTCGTGGCGACGATGTCCAAGGCGTCGGTCGCGGCCGGCGCGGACGGCTTGATCGTCGAGATGCACACGGATCCGGACAACTCGATGACGGGCGACGGCGTGCAGTCGTTGTTCCCGGACCAATTCGATACGCTGCTGCGAGAACTTCAGCAATTGGCTCCGCTCGTCGGCAAGTCGTTCGAGACGGCGAAGCAGCCGGTATCTTCATTAAAGTAA